The stretch of DNA CAAGTGATGACGCTTGCCCAGAAGCTCCACTTGCGCATCGCTCAAGGGTTTGACAGCCGAGCGCGGCGACGGTTTTCCTTTGGAAGTCATGCTCCCTATTGTGCCTCGGGGCTGCGAACTAAAGAATGCGGCCTGTCAGCCAAAAACAGAATTCCACTTCATATCAGCTTTAGGTTGACGTTGACAGAATTTATGAATAACCGCGGAAATAAAGAAACGGCTGGAATATAGAGAAACATTGGATAAAAGCGACACGCCTACTCAATACCGACCGTCGGTATGTATAATGATGGCAACAGGATTTGATTGGTTCCGATAGAACGCAATACATTCACTTATGCGCTTACTGACATATCGACCATCACAAATCCGACGACACTTTGTGAAGGAGGCACCGCATGGCACGCAACGCACATCCGGAGGTGACCAGGCGCCGCATACTCGACGCGGCGCAGAAACTGTTCGCCGCCAAAGGCTACGAAAACACCTCGATCCAAGACATTCTCGACGAACTCGGCGACCTCTCCAAAGGCGCGATATACCACCATTTCAAGTCCAAACTCGACATTCTCGAAGCCATCAGCGACGAAGACAACAAGAAATCCTACGCCCAATACGACGCCCTTCTTCAACGTAAAGACCTTAACGGCCTGCAGAAAATCCGCGAACTTTTCCTAGGCACCATGACCGACCCGGAGCACGTCGAGCGCTTGAAAGGTGCGCTCTCCACGGCCAATGATCCGCAAAACCTTGCCGAAAGCATCGGGATGTGGACGCATACGCTGCCAAGCGGCCTGCGCAGACTCATTGATTGCGGTGTCGTCGAC from Bifidobacterium sp. ESL0728 encodes:
- a CDS encoding TetR/AcrR family transcriptional regulator, whose translation is MARNAHPEVTRRRILDAAQKLFAAKGYENTSIQDILDELGDLSKGAIYHHFKSKLDILEAISDEDNKKSYAQYDALLQRKDLNGLQKIRELFLGTMTDPEHVERLKGALSTANDPQNLAESIGMWTHTLPSGLRRLIDCGVVDGSIITDYPQEAAELLTLLMNMWFMPNFYPGTRSELRHRAQCLATICVSIGVPAITHDMIDRLADFYSQIQIPDSKDDASKRRKQH